A region of the Pantoea alfalfae genome:
GATCAACAGCGGAACGTCATGCTGCTGTGCCAGCGCATCGAGCTGCATCAGCTCATCATCAGTGATCACATTGCCGGTGGGGTTGGTCGGGCGCGAGACGCAGATTAACCCGACATCATCGTTCATCGGCAGATGCTCGAAATCGACATGATATTTAAACTGACCTTCCGGCAGCAGCTCAATGTTTGGCTTCGCCGAGACAAACAGATCCTCTTCCAGACCGGCATCCGCATAGCCAAGATACTCAGGCGCCAGTGGGAACAGTACCCGCTTTTTGCTGCCATCGGCCCGGCGACCAGCGTACAGGTTAAACAGATAGAAGAAGGCGCTCTGGCTGCCGTTAGTCAGCGCGATGTTCTCTGCGGTAATCGGCCAGCCGAGCTGTTCACTCAGCAGTCCCGCCAGTGACGCCAGCAGCGTCGCTTTGCCACGCGGACCGTCATAATTGCACAGCGCCTCGCTGAGTTTGCCCTCCTCATGCATCTGCTGCAGCAGTTGCTGAAAATAGTCGTTCATGGCCGGAATTTGCGCCGGATTGCCGCCACCCAGCATGATGGTGCCAGGCGTGCGCAGGCCCGCGCCCATATCTTCCATCAGACGTGAGATGCCGGAATGTTGGGTAAATTTGTCGCCGAACTGAGAAAAGGACATAACGGTTAAATATTTGTGATAGCGAATCGGGGGTTCACCATAACGCCCGCCGATGGCGGGCGCAATGGAAAGGCGAGGGATTACTTCAGTGCCTGCGGGTTCACGCAGTTTTTCTCAACGCTGCCGCCGAGTGCGGCAATGAGATTTTCTACCGCATCCTGCATCATGCCGTAACGGGTTTCGTGCGTGGCGGAACCGATGTGCGGCAGCGTCACCACGTTGGGCAGCGACAGCAGCGGAGAGTCGGCTGAGACCGGTTCCTGCTCAAACACATCCAGCCCGGCAGCGTACAGCCTGCCCGCCTGCAATGCGGCGATGAGCGCCTGCTCATCCACCACCGGCCCGCGACCGGCGTTGATCAGCACCGCATCCGGCTTCATCAGTTCCAGTTCGGCGGCGCCGATCAGATGATGCGTCTCTTCGGTCAGCGGCAGGCTGATGCAGACGAAATCACTCTGCTTCAGCAATGCTTCCAGTTCACAGCGCTGCGCGCCAAAGCACGACTGCGCCTCTTCATGTTCGCGGCGGGCGTTGTAGAGGATTTTCATGCCGAAGCCAAAGTGGGCGCGCTGCGCCAGCGCCATCCCGATACGTCCCATGCCGAGAATACCCAGCGTTTTATGGTGCACGTCGATGCCGAACTGCGCCGGTCCGATGCTCTTCTGCCAGTTGCCCGCTTTAACCCAGGCATCCAGTTCCGGCACCCGGCGCGCCGTGCTCAGCACCAGCGCCATCATGGTGTCCGCCACGGTTTCGGTCAGCACGGTTGGCGTGTGCATCAGCACCACGTGACGCTGATTCAGTGCATCAACATCGAAATTGTCATAGCCCACAGAAACACTGGAGCAGACGCGCAGATTGGGCATTTTCGCCAGCAGCTCGCCATTCACTTTACCCCCCGATCCCAGCAGCCCTTCTGCCTGCTGAAACACCGCAGCATGCTGCTGCTGGCTTTCCGGCGAGAGATCGCTGATTTCCGTCACGTCACACTGTTCAGCCAGGCGTGCATAGAGATCGTCAGGTAGTTTTTTATAAAGAATTACAGCGGGTTTCATTCGGTGGCTCCCGGTCAATAAGTTGCGGGCGGCTTGCAGGCCGCCCGAAGAAACAGAGGTTAACGTTTACGCTTTTAGTTTGCTGACGCCAGGGCCATGGGCGCTGATACCGGTAGCAAAGCATCGCGGGCCAGGGATGGCGGTTTGCGTCTTTGCGGACGGTGTCAGTGCCCTGAGCCAAAGCGGGTCAACAATCTCTAGCGTTTACGCTTTCAGGCCGGTTTCGCACCCTGCAGCGGTGGCGCTTTGTTCTGCGCCGGTTTCACAATCAGCGTCAGCCACACCGAAACCAGCAGGGCCGATCCCATAAAGATGTAGGACGCGGACGGGCTGCCGGTGGCTCCATTAAGATAGCCGACAATCCATGAACCGATGAACGACCCCAGCGCACCCATACTGTTGATCAGCGCCATCGCGCCCCCGGCGACATTACGTGGCAGCATCTCAGGAATAATGGCGAAGAACGGTCCGTAAGGCGCATACATCGCGGCACCGGCAATCACTAACAGGGTGTAGGACATCCAGAAATTCGTCGATCCCACCAGATACGAGCCAAGGAATGCCAGCGCGCCAATCAGTAGCAGCGGCCAGACGAACAGCTTACGATTCTGGGTTTTGTCCGACGCCCAGGAGACCACCACCATCGCAATGGTCGCCGCCAGATACGGCACCGCTGAGAGCCAGCCTGCTTCTACCATGCCCATCTGCGTACCGTTGCGCAGAATCGACGGCAGCCACAGTACAAAGCCATACACGCCGATGCTCCAGGCAAAGTACTGCAGGCAGAGAAGGATGACGTTGCGGTTACGGAACGCTTCGCCGTAGTTACGCACCGCTTTGATATTTTCCTGCTCTTTCTGCAGTTCAGCCTGCAATGCCGCTTTTTCGGCATCACTCATCCAGCGCGCCTGTGCCGGTTTATCCTGCACAAGGAACCACCAGGCAATCGCCCAGACCACCGCCGGAATGCCTTCGAAGATAAACATCTCGCGCCAGCCAAAGGATTCAATCAGATAGCCCGACACCACCGACATCCACAGTACCGTGACCGGATTACCCAGGATGAGGAAGGTGTTGGCGCGCGAACGTTCCGATTTGGTGAACCAGTTGCTGATATAGATCAGCATCGCGGGCATCACGGCGGCCTCCACGACGCCCAGAACAAAGCGAATCGCGGCCAGCATCGGAATGTTGCTGACCACGCCGGTCAGCGAGGCACAGCCGCCCCACAGGATGAGACAAACGAAAATCAGTTTCTTAACGCTGCGGCGTTCGGCATAAATGGCCCCGGGGATCTGGAAGAAGAAGTAACCCAGGAAGAACAGCGCGCCGAGCAGCGAGGACATGCCTTTGGTGATGCCGAGATCGTCGTTAATCCCGGCAGCAGAAGCGAAGCTAAAATTTGCACGATCGAGATACGCCAGGCTGTAGGTGATAAACACGATGGGCATGATGAACCACCAGCGTTTTGGCGCGATTGTCTGCTTTTTCATCGGGAACTCCTGTGACTGTAGAGGGGCGCGAACTACACGTCGCCCAGTTGCTGACGCGTCGGCAGACCTTCGCTGTCACCAATGACCTGAATCGCCATCGAACCAATTTTGTTGCCGCGCCGAATCGCCTGCGGCAGCGACCGACCTTCCAGCAGCGCGCTGATAACGCCAACGGCAAAGCCATCACCGGCACCCACCGTATCCACCACGTTATCGACTTTAATCGCCGCAACATTGCCCTGTTCGCCCTGCGCGGTTTTATACCAGGCACCGTCACAACCGGTTTTAATCACGACGGCTTTCACCCCCCTGTCGAGATAGAAATCTGCGATCGCTTCCGGCTGACGATAACCGGTCAGAATCAGCCCCTCTTTTTCGCCCGGCAGCACCCAGTCGGCATATTCCGCCAGCAGATTGAGCTGCTTACGCATCTCCTCTTCGCTGCGCCACAGCACCGGCCGCAGGTTCGGATCAAACGAGATGGTTTTGCCGCGTGCCCGCATCTCTTTGGCGGTGTGCTTCAGCAGGTCTAATGAGCTTTCTGACAGCGCCGCCGCCACACCGCTGAGGTGCAGATGGCGCGCCGCGCCGAAATAGTCCGCGTCAAAATCATCGACCGACAGATGGCTGGCAGCCGAGCCTTTACGGAAATATTCCACCAGCGGATCGGAACCGTCATCGACTTTGGATTTGAGCTGAAAACCGGTGGGATAGCGCTTATCGACCGTCACCCGGGTGTGATCGATACCCTCTTTTTCCAGTTGCTGGCAGATAAACCGGCCAAAAGCGTCATCGCCGATACGACTGACCCAGCCCACTTTCAGGCCAAGACGTGCCAGGCCGGTCGCCACATTGAGTTCTGCACCCGCCGCGCGTTTAACAAAGGTCTCTGCTGCGGCCAGATCGCCGGTCTCGCGGGCGATAAACATTGCCATCGCCTCGCCGATGGTGACAACATCAAGTGGACCGTTGTGATGATTAGTGTGCGTCATATCTGTTCCTTACACGTTACGCAGCAGCGACACGTAGTGGCGCGTCACCGCAGTCAGATCGTCGCCTTCCAGCGGAAATTCAATACCGCGCGGCGCGCGGGCGGGCAGCTGTTGCAGCAGCGTGCGCCAGTGGTCATCAGCCTCATCCAGCGCAATCGCCCGGAAGCTATCCTGATGCGGCACGGCGGCTTTAACATGCACATAGCCCACCTGCGCGGCCAGCTGCGTCGCTGCCTGATCGGCATCCTCGCCGGTCCAGCACCAGTTACCCATATCAAAGGTCATGCTAATTGGCAGATCGGCTTCGCGCACCGCCGTGAAAAACGCGACGGACGGTGCCAGTCGGCCATGTTCGGTCTGGTCGTTTTCCACGGTCAGTTGAAACGGCAGATCCGCCAGCAGCGCCTGCAACGTTTCGCGAGGCAGCGCACCCGTAAAGTCTCCCAGCGCCACTTTCAGCCGCTGAGCGTTTAGCTGGCGTGCCTCTTCAACGTAGTGGGTTATGCGTGGATTGATTTCGCCGCCGTCACAAAACAGCGTATCCGGCACTGAATAGCTGGCATGCAGCTGATGCTCCGCTATCGCCCTGGCCAGCGCCGGCAGATCGGCCAGCGCCGCATCATCAAGCAGTTCGCGGCGGATTTCGACCCCGTCAGCACCCGCCTGCCGGATGACTGGCAGCAGCGCAGCCTGACCGCCGAGTGCGGCGATCTGCGTGTGGCCATAAGCGGCGGTCACCACGATAATGTCAGGTTTCATGTTCTACTCCATGGCAGAGGTCTGCCCATAACGAATAGAAAAACCCTAAATGGAACCGGTTCCAAAGCAAAGCAGCAAACTGTGAAATTATGATCGTGCTCACGAAGCGAGCATGTAAACAGAAGGTTAAATCTGAAATTCAGCCAAGAGGCTGGCTGGAGCCACGAACGATCAGTTCACCAGAGAAGACCTGCTCGGCAATGGGCAATTCGCTGCCCTCTATGCGCGCAATCAATCGCTCCAGCGCACTGAAGCCAATCTGCCAGGTCGGCTGTTTCAGCGTGGTAATGCCGACACCAGCCAGCGCCGCCCACTCCAGTTCATCAAAACCGAGCAGGCCAATATCGCGACCCCAGTGCAGATTGAGCCGCTGCAGCGATCGCGCCACCTGCAGCGTCAGCGCGCCGTTGGCCACCATCACTGCGCAGCGTTTGCCGCTGTGACGCTGCTGGAAGGCCAGAAGCGCCTGATCCAGTGCGGCAGGCTGGTGCAGCGGCACTTCTGCATTTTCATGCTCAACCTGCGGATGCGCCGCCAGCAGCTGGCGGAAGGCCTGCAGACGCTCGCGGCGCGTATTCACGCTGCCCAGGGGCTCGCTGAGAAACAGCAGCGCCTCATAGCCATTGTCGACCAGATGGCGTGTGGCCGTTTCGGCCGCTTCGGCATTGTTCAGGCCCACTACATCGCAGGGAAAATCGGGAATTTTGCGGTCAATCAGCACCATCGGCAGCAGGGATTGTTGCAGATGGCTGAGCACCTCTTCACGCATGCCGACCGCATTAACCACGATGCCCTCAACCTGATAGCTGCTCAGCAGTTGCAGATAGTGCTGCTCCAGATCCACTTCGTTGTTGGTGTTACACATCAACAGCGTGAAGCCCTGCTCCCGGCACGCAGCTTCAATGCCGCTCATCACATCGACGGAATAAGGATTAGTAATGTCGGCGATAATCAGCCCGATCAGGCGGGTACGTCCGCGCTTCAGGCCGCGCGCCATCTGACTCGGACGGTAGCTGAGATCCGCAATGGCCTGTTCAATCCGCGCTTTTAAGTCGGCAGAGAGCAGATGCAGCTCGCCATTGAGATAGCGTGAAACGCTGGTTTTACCGGTTCGTGCCGCGTGAGCAACATCGCTGATGGTGGCACGAGGCGGCCTGATTTTCATGAGATATCCTGCGAAATAAGAAACCCGGCAGAGACTAGCACAAGCGAAGCCCGGCGCAAAAAGTGCTAGGCCGGTAATTGCAGCCAGGGTTGCCACAGGGTCTGTAACGTTTCCGGCGGTTCGCCGTTGATCAGCCTGATAACCATGTCAGCCACCTGTTCACCCGCCTGATGCGGCGTTGCCTGGCAAATCGCAGCAATGGGATGATCGAGAATCGCATCACGCGGTAATCCTTCCCAGCCTGCAAGCAGAATGGCGTCTTCGCCCGCAGCCCGACCAGCCTGCTGCAGCGCCAGGGCTGCGCCTTCAGCCAGCGCAGCGCAGTCGGTGATAATCACTTCCGGCGCGGGGTCCTCTGCCAGCCACTCACGCGTCTGGTGATAACCTGCACGGCGCGACGGTGCGACTGCCGCCATCGCATAAGGCGCAACGTCACCCAGCGCCGTCAGATAACCCTGACGCCGGTCACGTACCCGCGTGCTGTTTTCATTGCTGCCGAGCCAGGCTATCCGCTGCCGTCCCTGCGCCAGCGACCAGCCCACCGCCAGTTGTGAACCGGCAAGGTGATCAACATCAAACCAGGCATAGGTGGCTGGCAGATCGCTGCGGCCCAGCGCCAGAAAGCGAAAACTGGTCTGCATTAGCGCATTCAGTCGGCTGTCATCTGGCGTGGTATGGCCGACGATCAGGGCATCGGCGGCCCCACTGCGCAGCAGGCGCGTCAGGGTTGAGTGACTCTGCTGCTGTTTATCCGCCAGCAACAGCAGGTTAATTTCATGCCGGGCAAGATGATGATCCAGTGCCAGCAGCATATCGCTGAAGTCGCTACCACTCAGCGAAGATTCAATGACCGGATAAACGAGCCCTACTGCATTAGCACGGCCGGTTTTCAGCCGCCGGGCCGCCGCATTAGGTCGGTAGCCGCGCCGCTGCGCTTCCTCTTCAATGCGTTTACGCGTCTCCTGAGCGACATCCTGATAACCATTAAGGGCGCGGCTGACAGTCGTAACGGAAAGACCTAAAACTGCAGCGATGGCTTTAAGAGACATGGGGCAAATCCACTGATCAATTTTTGATCAGACTACCATAAGGCCTCTGCTGGCTCTATCCGCAGACACATTACTGGTGCTTTTAACGTGATGCTTTACAGAAAAGGTGCGCCCCCGGTCGGGGGCGACCGCGACTATCCCAGCGGGGTGAGCGTGATTTCAACGCGACGGTTTTGTGCTTTGCCTGCTTCGGTGCTGTTGGTGGCAACCGGATTATCCGGGCCTGCACCCTGTGTGCGCAGGCGATCGCTGGCAACACCCTGTCCGATTAACGCACTGGCAACACTTTCAGCACGCTGCTGTGACAGACGCATGTTCAGCGCGCGACTGCCAGTACTGTCGGTGTAACCCACGACGTTTACCGCGGTTTTCGGATACTCTTTCAGCACCATTGAAACACCGGTCAGAGTGTTGGCACCGGCAGGTTTCAGATTACTGCTGCTGGAGTCGAAAGTGACATTGTTTGGCATATTCAGGACGATGTTATCGCCGTTGCGGGTCACGCTGACGCCGGTCCCGCGCATCTTGTCACGCAGTTTCGCTTCCTGCACGTCCATGTAGTAACCCACGCCACCGCCCAGGGCCGCGCCGCCTGCGGCACCAATCAGCGCACCTTTACGACGATCTTTCTTCGACGATGAGAGCACGCCAACACCGGCACCGACTAATGCGCCAAGGCCCGCGCCCACGCCTGACTTACCCGCCTGAGATTCGCCAGTGTAAGGATTGGTGGTACAACCTGGCAGGGCCAGACTGCCGCTTAATAACAAGGTGATGGCGATTAATTTCTTCTGCATTTTTGTTCCCTTACATTTGACACACAGGGGAAAACCTTTCCCATAAGTGGCACGATTATGCCGTCTGGTGACAGAGAATGTAGTGCGGAAAAATCCTGATTTACCGGGAATCACGCCTTTTGATTGGCAGGATGGCAAAAACAGTTGCTCTGATGATCGTTTATCAGCCCACAGGCCTGCATAAAGGAGTAGCAAATTGTAGGGCCGATGAATTTGAAACCACGCTGCTTCAGCGCCTTCGAGAGCGCAATAGCCTGCTCTGACGTGGTGGGTGCCTGACTGTAATCAGGATAATGGTGAACAATTTGCACGTTATCGACAAACTGCCAGACGAAGTCGCTGAAATGCTCGCCTTTCGCTTTCATCTCAAGAAAAGCGCGAGCGTTAGCGATAATGGCGGCGATTTTGCCAGGGTGCCGGATAATGCCGCTGTTGAGCATCAGCGCGTCGATGTCGGCAGCATCCATCTGCGCAATAGCCTGCGGATCAAACTGATGAAACGCTGCCCGATAATTTTCACGCTTTTTCAGCACGGTAATCCATGAGAGTCCCGCCTGTTGTCCTTCCAGACAAAGCATCTCAAACAG
Encoded here:
- a CDS encoding valine--pyruvate transaminase — its product is MSFSQFGDKFTQHSGISRLMEDMGAGLRTPGTIMLGGGNPAQIPAMNDYFQQLLQQMHEEGKLSEALCNYDGPRGKATLLASLAGLLSEQLGWPITAENIALTNGSQSAFFYLFNLYAGRRADGSKKRVLFPLAPEYLGYADAGLEEDLFVSAKPNIELLPEGQFKYHVDFEHLPMNDDVGLICVSRPTNPTGNVITDDELMQLDALAQQHDVPLLIDNAYGVPFPGIIFSEVRPLWNPNIILCMSLSKLGLPGARCGIIIADEKTITALSNMNGIISLAPGSIGPAIANEMIRRGDLLRLSEEVIKPFYQQKVQQTIAILRRYLPEERCLIHKPEGAIFLWLWFRDLPITTELLYQRLKARGVLMVPGHFFFPGLEQAWPHTHQCMRMNYVPDAENIERAVQILAEEVEIAWRDS
- the ghrB gene encoding glyoxylate/hydroxypyruvate reductase GhrB; this translates as MKPAVILYKKLPDDLYARLAEQCDVTEISDLSPESQQQHAAVFQQAEGLLGSGGKVNGELLAKMPNLRVCSSVSVGYDNFDVDALNQRHVVLMHTPTVLTETVADTMMALVLSTARRVPELDAWVKAGNWQKSIGPAQFGIDVHHKTLGILGMGRIGMALAQRAHFGFGMKILYNARREHEEAQSCFGAQRCELEALLKQSDFVCISLPLTEETHHLIGAAELELMKPDAVLINAGRGPVVDEQALIAALQAGRLYAAGLDVFEQEPVSADSPLLSLPNVVTLPHIGSATHETRYGMMQDAVENLIAALGGSVEKNCVNPQALK
- a CDS encoding MFS transporter; protein product: MKKQTIAPKRWWFIMPIVFITYSLAYLDRANFSFASAAGINDDLGITKGMSSLLGALFFLGYFFFQIPGAIYAERRSVKKLIFVCLILWGGCASLTGVVSNIPMLAAIRFVLGVVEAAVMPAMLIYISNWFTKSERSRANTFLILGNPVTVLWMSVVSGYLIESFGWREMFIFEGIPAVVWAIAWWFLVQDKPAQARWMSDAEKAALQAELQKEQENIKAVRNYGEAFRNRNVILLCLQYFAWSIGVYGFVLWLPSILRNGTQMGMVEAGWLSAVPYLAATIAMVVVSWASDKTQNRKLFVWPLLLIGALAFLGSYLVGSTNFWMSYTLLVIAGAAMYAPYGPFFAIIPEMLPRNVAGGAMALINSMGALGSFIGSWIVGYLNGATGSPSASYIFMGSALLVSVWLTLIVKPAQNKAPPLQGAKPA
- a CDS encoding sugar kinase, which gives rise to MTHTNHHNGPLDVVTIGEAMAMFIARETGDLAAAETFVKRAAGAELNVATGLARLGLKVGWVSRIGDDAFGRFICQQLEKEGIDHTRVTVDKRYPTGFQLKSKVDDGSDPLVEYFRKGSAASHLSVDDFDADYFGAARHLHLSGVAAALSESSLDLLKHTAKEMRARGKTISFDPNLRPVLWRSEEEMRKQLNLLAEYADWVLPGEKEGLILTGYRQPEAIADFYLDRGVKAVVIKTGCDGAWYKTAQGEQGNVAAIKVDNVVDTVGAGDGFAVGVISALLEGRSLPQAIRRGNKIGSMAIQVIGDSEGLPTRQQLGDV
- a CDS encoding sugar phosphate isomerase/epimerase family protein encodes the protein MKPDIIVVTAAYGHTQIAALGGQAALLPVIRQAGADGVEIRRELLDDAALADLPALARAIAEHQLHASYSVPDTLFCDGGEINPRITHYVEEARQLNAQRLKVALGDFTGALPRETLQALLADLPFQLTVENDQTEHGRLAPSVAFFTAVREADLPISMTFDMGNWCWTGEDADQAATQLAAQVGYVHVKAAVPHQDSFRAIALDEADDHWRTLLQQLPARAPRGIEFPLEGDDLTAVTRHYVSLLRNV
- a CDS encoding LacI family DNA-binding transcriptional regulator, coding for MKIRPPRATISDVAHAARTGKTSVSRYLNGELHLLSADLKARIEQAIADLSYRPSQMARGLKRGRTRLIGLIIADITNPYSVDVMSGIEAACREQGFTLLMCNTNNEVDLEQHYLQLLSSYQVEGIVVNAVGMREEVLSHLQQSLLPMVLIDRKIPDFPCDVVGLNNAEAAETATRHLVDNGYEALLFLSEPLGSVNTRRERLQAFRQLLAAHPQVEHENAEVPLHQPAALDQALLAFQQRHSGKRCAVMVANGALTLQVARSLQRLNLHWGRDIGLLGFDELEWAALAGVGITTLKQPTWQIGFSALERLIARIEGSELPIAEQVFSGELIVRGSSQPLG
- a CDS encoding LacI family DNA-binding transcriptional regulator — translated: MSLKAIAAVLGLSVTTVSRALNGYQDVAQETRKRIEEEAQRRGYRPNAAARRLKTGRANAVGLVYPVIESSLSGSDFSDMLLALDHHLARHEINLLLLADKQQQSHSTLTRLLRSGAADALIVGHTTPDDSRLNALMQTSFRFLALGRSDLPATYAWFDVDHLAGSQLAVGWSLAQGRQRIAWLGSNENSTRVRDRRQGYLTALGDVAPYAMAAVAPSRRAGYHQTREWLAEDPAPEVIITDCAALAEGAALALQQAGRAAGEDAILLAGWEGLPRDAILDHPIAAICQATPHQAGEQVADMVIRLINGEPPETLQTLWQPWLQLPA
- a CDS encoding OmpA family lipoprotein produces the protein MQKKLIAITLLLSGSLALPGCTTNPYTGESQAGKSGVGAGLGALVGAGVGVLSSSKKDRRKGALIGAAGGAALGGGVGYYMDVQEAKLRDKMRGTGVSVTRNGDNIVLNMPNNVTFDSSSSNLKPAGANTLTGVSMVLKEYPKTAVNVVGYTDSTGSRALNMRLSQQRAESVASALIGQGVASDRLRTQGAGPDNPVATNSTEAGKAQNRRVEITLTPLG
- a CDS encoding DNA-3-methyladenine glycosylase I gives rise to the protein MQRCGWVTQDPLYLAYHDREWGVAQRDTRALFEMLCLEGQQAGLSWITVLKKRENYRAAFHQFDPQAIAQMDAADIDALMLNSGIIRHPGKIAAIIANARAFLEMKAKGEHFSDFVWQFVDNVQIVHHYPDYSQAPTTSEQAIALSKALKQRGFKFIGPTICYSFMQACGLINDHQSNCFCHPANQKA